The following are encoded in a window of Actinomyces oris genomic DNA:
- a CDS encoding PAC2 family protein yields the protein MRPLFTIQHPADQPISPRVLIHYFEGAMDAGNAGALAVDQLLMTLPSERVATFDIDALVDYRARRPTMTFVHNNYSSVIMPELVLDLLHDDDGEDVLLLHGSEPDYRWDEFVGAVAHLAVSMGVSQAVGMSGIPMAVPHTRPTYVHHHGSQPDLLPNQPELFGHVELPGSMSAYLELRLGELGLDSRGVSAAIPHYVARDEFPQGASALLTAVVQATGLALPVGDLEAAASINRAEINAEAAQQPEVSAVVSALEAQYDAMAPRIAIDEVDTSAPILNLPSAEEIGARLEAFLEANDSGDLGPQGWNPGREG from the coding sequence GTGAGACCACTGTTCACCATCCAGCACCCCGCGGATCAGCCGATCTCCCCGAGGGTCCTCATCCACTACTTCGAGGGCGCCATGGACGCCGGCAACGCCGGCGCCCTGGCCGTCGACCAGCTGCTCATGACGCTTCCCAGCGAGCGTGTCGCTACCTTCGACATCGACGCGCTCGTGGACTACCGCGCCAGGCGTCCCACGATGACCTTCGTCCACAACAACTACTCCTCAGTCATCATGCCCGAGCTGGTCCTGGATCTCCTCCATGACGACGACGGCGAGGACGTCCTCCTGCTCCACGGCAGCGAGCCGGACTACCGCTGGGACGAGTTCGTCGGAGCCGTGGCCCACCTGGCCGTCTCCATGGGCGTGAGCCAGGCCGTTGGCATGAGTGGCATCCCCATGGCAGTGCCTCACACACGCCCGACCTACGTGCACCATCACGGCAGCCAGCCCGACCTGCTGCCCAACCAGCCCGAGCTCTTCGGGCACGTCGAGCTGCCCGGGTCGATGTCGGCCTACCTCGAGCTGCGTCTGGGCGAGCTGGGCCTGGACTCCCGGGGAGTCTCGGCCGCGATCCCGCACTACGTGGCCCGCGACGAGTTCCCGCAGGGTGCCTCGGCACTGCTGACCGCCGTCGTGCAGGCCACTGGCCTGGCACTGCCGGTGGGGGACCTCGAGGCCGCCGCCAGCATCAACCGTGCCGAGATCAACGCCGAGGCTGCCCAGCAGCCGGAGGTCAGCGCCGTCGTCTCCGCCCTGGAGGCCCAGTACGACGCCATGGCCCCCAGGATCGCCATCGATGAGGTCGACACCTCCGCGCCGATCCTCAACCTGCCCAGCGCCGAGGAGATCGGCGCACGCCTGGAGGCCTTCCTGGAGGCCAACGACTCCGGGGACCTGGGGCCCCAGGGCTGGAACCCCGGCCGCGAGGGCTGA
- a CDS encoding spermidine synthase, translated as MTRRRRSSGAPALTDLPQGPVRTSLATAELVARDTGILLMLDGAESSFLDLRDPSHLDFEYHQQMDAVLTALRGEGEPLRALHLGGAGCALARAWDVTRPGSQQVAVEIDEILASQVRTWFDLPRSPRLRIRVGDAAEVVAGLRPGQWNVVVRDVFDGGSVPASCRSREFFDSCLRALAPDGLLLVNTASMPRAVAGAEIAALSGALDRDISRAFIVADPASARGRRRGNLVLVARQDPFTVGELEEVERAVRRLPLPVRTWSLDDAALPRPEGGRAR; from the coding sequence GTGACACGTAGACGCAGGAGCTCCGGGGCCCCGGCGCTGACCGATCTACCCCAGGGCCCGGTGCGCACTTCCCTGGCCACGGCCGAGCTCGTGGCGCGAGACACCGGGATCCTTCTCATGCTCGACGGCGCGGAGTCCTCCTTCCTGGACCTGCGCGACCCCTCCCACCTGGACTTCGAGTACCACCAGCAGATGGACGCGGTGCTCACGGCGCTGCGCGGTGAGGGCGAACCCCTCAGGGCACTCCACCTGGGTGGGGCGGGCTGCGCCCTGGCCAGGGCGTGGGACGTGACCCGTCCCGGCTCCCAGCAGGTCGCCGTCGAGATCGATGAGATCCTCGCGAGCCAGGTGCGGACCTGGTTCGACCTGCCCCGGTCCCCCAGGCTGCGGATCCGGGTCGGCGACGCCGCCGAGGTGGTGGCGGGGCTGCGGCCGGGCCAGTGGAACGTCGTGGTGCGCGACGTGTTCGACGGCGGGAGCGTGCCGGCCTCCTGCAGGAGCCGGGAGTTCTTCGACTCCTGCCTGAGGGCGCTGGCGCCCGACGGCCTGCTGCTGGTCAACACCGCCTCCATGCCGCGCGCCGTGGCCGGCGCTGAGATCGCCGCGCTCTCCGGCGCCCTGGACCGGGACATCTCCCGCGCGTTCATCGTCGCCGATCCCGCCTCGGCGCGTGGCCGGCGCCGGGGCAACCTGGTGCTGGTGGCCCGCCAGGACCCCTTCACGGTGGGCGAGCTCGAGGAGGTCGAGCGCGCAGTGCGCCGCCTGCCGCTGCCGGTGCGCACCTGGTCGCTCGATGACGCCGCGCTACCGCGCCCTGAGGGCGGCCGGGCCCGCTAG
- the dinB gene encoding DNA polymerase IV: MSRAPRSQAARRSWGDDDSATPIIHVDMDAFFASVELLEHPELAGRPVIVGGRDGRGVVSAASYEARAFGVSSAMSMAEASRRCPQAVVLPVRHGLYSQVSAQVMAVLAEVTPDLEKVSIDEAFLDVSGARRRMGSPVTIGRWIRAEIRRRVGVPASVGIASTKFIAKLASSHAKPDGLLLVPAAATQDFLNVLPVGALWGVGTRTQEVLARWGIQDVRTLAGTDVRHLERILGRAAGRHLHELSHGVDPRRVEPVREEKSVGTETTFFENLTDREHARRVLLDQTHQCAARLRAADLRCRVAVLKARGADFTTVTRSRTLATPTDLAQDIWETISSLYSALPTPPGGFRLLGVRVEGLLRPDDGVQLLLDEDPRRGAPERAADAVRRRWGANALAPASLLPGDGATRTPRGSAEDHREGGAVGDPSRRAGSRPDQPPRKVSPERPQRLS; encoded by the coding sequence ATGAGCAGAGCACCCCGTTCCCAGGCCGCACGCCGGTCCTGGGGGGACGATGACTCCGCCACCCCCATCATCCACGTCGACATGGACGCCTTCTTCGCCTCGGTCGAGCTCCTCGAGCACCCCGAGCTGGCCGGCCGTCCCGTCATCGTCGGCGGCCGCGACGGCCGGGGCGTCGTCTCGGCAGCCTCCTACGAGGCCCGCGCCTTCGGTGTCTCCTCGGCGATGTCCATGGCCGAGGCCTCCCGCCGCTGCCCCCAGGCCGTGGTCCTCCCCGTGCGCCACGGCCTCTACTCCCAGGTCTCCGCCCAGGTCATGGCCGTCCTGGCCGAGGTCACCCCCGACCTGGAGAAGGTGAGCATCGATGAGGCCTTCCTGGACGTGAGCGGGGCCAGGCGCCGCATGGGCTCCCCGGTGACCATCGGCCGCTGGATCCGCGCCGAGATACGCCGGCGAGTGGGCGTTCCGGCCTCGGTGGGCATCGCCTCCACCAAGTTCATCGCCAAGCTCGCCTCCTCTCACGCCAAGCCCGACGGACTACTCCTGGTGCCGGCCGCCGCCACGCAGGACTTCCTCAACGTGCTGCCGGTCGGGGCCCTGTGGGGCGTCGGCACCCGGACGCAGGAGGTCCTGGCCAGATGGGGGATCCAGGACGTGCGCACCCTGGCGGGCACTGACGTACGTCACCTGGAGAGGATCCTCGGCCGGGCCGCCGGACGCCACCTGCACGAGCTCTCCCACGGTGTCGACCCCCGCCGGGTCGAGCCGGTGCGCGAGGAGAAGTCGGTGGGCACCGAGACCACCTTCTTCGAGAACCTGACCGATCGGGAGCACGCACGGCGGGTCCTGCTGGACCAGACTCACCAGTGTGCCGCCCGCCTGCGCGCGGCGGACCTGCGCTGCCGTGTCGCTGTGCTCAAGGCCCGAGGGGCTGACTTCACCACCGTCACCCGCTCACGCACCCTGGCCACCCCCACCGACCTCGCCCAGGACATCTGGGAGACCATCTCCTCGCTCTACTCCGCCCTGCCCACCCCGCCCGGCGGCTTCCGCCTCCTGGGGGTCCGGGTCGAAGGACTGCTGCGCCCCGACGACGGTGTGCAGCTCCTCCTGGACGAGGACCCGCGGCGCGGCGCCCCAGAGCGTGCCGCCGACGCCGTACGCCGCAGGTGGGGCGCCAACGCACTGGCCCCGGCCAGCCTCCTGCCAGGAGACGGTGCCACCCGGACACCGCGCGGCTCGGCAGAGGACCACCGAGAGGGCGGGGCCGTCGGTGATCCGAGCAGAAGAGCCGGTTCTCGCCCCGACCAACCTCCCAGGAAAGTTTCTCCTGAGCGGCCACAGCGCCTATCCTGA
- a CDS encoding DUF3040 domain-containing protein: MALSEREQQVLRDLESQLHEDDPELAQTFQRQERRLSRPSPRHIGGGVALVLIGLALLIAGVSVPHSVLSILLGVAGFLVAVGGVALALTRVESTTSPRQSEAGRDRPAKGGSGAKKRSSFMDRQSERWDRRRDSED; this comes from the coding sequence ATGGCACTGTCAGAGCGAGAGCAGCAGGTCCTACGAGACCTGGAATCGCAGCTCCATGAGGATGACCCCGAGCTGGCTCAGACCTTCCAGCGTCAAGAGCGCCGACTCTCGCGCCCCTCACCGCGCCATATCGGCGGTGGCGTGGCCCTGGTCCTCATCGGCCTGGCGCTCCTCATCGCAGGGGTCTCAGTGCCCCACAGCGTCCTGTCCATCCTGCTGGGGGTCGCCGGCTTCCTCGTGGCCGTCGGTGGGGTCGCACTGGCACTGACCCGGGTCGAGAGCACGACGAGCCCGCGTCAGTCCGAGGCTGGCCGGGACAGGCCCGCCAAGGGTGGTAGTGGCGCGAAGAAGCGTTCCTCCTTCATGGACCGCCAGTCAGAGCGCTGGGATCGCCGGCGCGACTCAGAGGACTGA
- the mraZ gene encoding division/cell wall cluster transcriptional repressor MraZ: protein MFLGTHAPKLDEKGRLILPAKFREELAGGVVLTRGQEHCLYAFTAAEFERMYAQLREAPLAQKQARDYVRVMLSGADSQIPDKQGRITLPAPLRAYAGLKKDLAVIGAGARVEIWDSESWNTYLAAQEQVFADTAEEIIPGFF from the coding sequence GTGTTCCTGGGGACGCATGCACCCAAGCTGGACGAGAAGGGCCGTCTCATCCTCCCGGCGAAGTTCCGTGAGGAGCTTGCAGGCGGAGTGGTTCTGACCCGAGGTCAGGAGCACTGCCTGTATGCCTTCACCGCCGCCGAGTTCGAACGCATGTACGCCCAGCTGCGCGAGGCCCCCCTCGCTCAGAAGCAGGCGCGCGACTACGTGCGAGTCATGCTCTCGGGAGCGGACTCGCAGATCCCGGACAAGCAGGGGCGTATCACCCTGCCGGCACCACTGAGGGCCTACGCAGGCCTGAAGAAGGACCTGGCGGTGATTGGAGCCGGCGCCCGGGTGGAGATCTGGGACTCCGAGTCCTGGAACACCTACCTGGCCGCCCAGGAACAGGTCTTCGCCGACACGGCCGAGGAGATCATCCCCGGCTTCTTCTGA
- the rsmH gene encoding 16S rRNA (cytosine(1402)-N(4))-methyltransferase RsmH, whose protein sequence is MTRSQAQATAADAVGRHEPVLLERCLDLLAPAIEGAVSSTSTTAPARPVMIDCTLGMGGHTEAALERFTTLKVVGIDRDPEAIALASARLARFGDRFVAVQATYDAVSRVAREHSVRAEGTVDAVLMDLGVSSLQLDEASRGFSYARPAPLDMRMDQSSGMTAQDLLESADAAELTRILRTYGEERFASRIAAAIVRRRESGQPVTSTQDLAELVRQSVPAAARRNGGHPAKRTFQALRIAVNAELDVLERAVPRALNSLRVGGRLVVESYQSLEDRIVKRALAHGATSRAPQDLPVVPEADRPYLELITNGAEKADARELDHNPRSAPVRLRAAVRLRPADQAPSPQAPVPAGGRGREPGHRSGQRTARRRHRS, encoded by the coding sequence ATGACCAGATCACAGGCGCAGGCAACCGCCGCCGACGCCGTCGGCCGGCACGAGCCGGTGCTCCTTGAGCGCTGCCTGGACCTACTTGCCCCCGCCATCGAGGGAGCAGTCTCCAGCACGTCGACGACCGCCCCGGCCCGGCCGGTCATGATCGACTGCACCCTGGGCATGGGCGGCCACACGGAGGCCGCGCTCGAGCGCTTCACGACCCTCAAGGTCGTGGGCATCGATCGCGATCCCGAGGCGATCGCGCTGGCCTCGGCGCGCCTAGCCCGCTTCGGGGACCGCTTCGTCGCGGTTCAGGCGACCTACGACGCCGTCAGCCGGGTGGCTCGCGAGCACTCCGTTCGTGCGGAGGGAACCGTGGATGCCGTTCTCATGGACCTGGGGGTCTCCTCCCTCCAGCTTGACGAGGCCTCGCGGGGCTTCTCCTACGCCCGCCCGGCGCCCCTCGACATGCGCATGGACCAGAGCTCAGGAATGACCGCCCAGGACCTGCTGGAGAGTGCCGATGCCGCCGAGCTGACCCGCATCCTGCGCACCTACGGCGAAGAGCGCTTCGCCTCCCGCATCGCCGCTGCCATCGTGCGTCGCCGCGAGTCCGGCCAGCCGGTGACCAGCACCCAGGATCTGGCTGAGCTCGTCCGCCAGTCCGTACCCGCAGCGGCTCGACGCAACGGCGGGCACCCGGCCAAACGGACCTTCCAGGCGTTGCGCATCGCCGTCAACGCCGAGCTCGACGTCCTGGAGCGGGCCGTGCCCCGGGCGCTCAACAGCCTGCGCGTGGGAGGGCGCCTCGTGGTGGAGTCCTACCAGTCCCTGGAGGACCGCATCGTCAAGCGGGCCCTGGCCCACGGGGCCACCTCCCGGGCGCCCCAGGACCTGCCGGTCGTCCCCGAGGCGGACCGCCCCTACCTGGAGCTGATCACCAACGGTGCGGAGAAGGCCGACGCTCGCGAGCTCGACCACAACCCCCGCTCGGCACCGGTGCGACTGCGGGCAGCCGTCCGCCTGCGTCCGGCCGACCAGGCCCCTTCACCACAGGCGCCTGTGCCCGCCGGCGGTCGGGGCCGGGAGCCGGGGCACCGGAGCGGTCAACGCACCGCGCGCCGTCGCCACCGCAGCTAG
- a CDS encoding peptidoglycan D,D-transpeptidase FtsI family protein, producing the protein MNPSRRQALQLGGLLMFTALAGRTVYVQAVEGPELAEKAKAERTVTWVNRAPRGDITGRDGTVLASSAVSYDVGVNQSAIAQYERTEMRLNESTGANEKVVVDYGATAVAAQLAPILNVDPLELGAKLVGNRSYEVIAQEVSPDTWRKIKALDIPGVEPDQRTRRTYPAGTVAGNVLGFTHEGEHNRELIGAAGLELTQNKVLTGTDGKGSEEVGRSGVIIPTGEQEDEPARPGVTVRTTLNPDLQSIAQETIDKTVAAQHADWGIVMAMEPATGKVVVLADSNSVDPSDPAATAEENRTARSVQAVFEPGSVGKVVTFATALEEGAVKPEDTWTVPYTWTSANGQTFKDSHEHETQTMTTAGVLAESSNVGTVQIGEKLADDVRYKYMKRFGWGQATGIEMPAESDGILYPPSSWDDRTRYTTMFGQGVAGTTLQSLQVLATVANKGVRVAPRVIDAWIDADGKESPQKRPEEVRVISEATAKTLTEMLIGVTQEGGTAESASINGYLVAGKTGTTEILSDDSTVASFVGFLPARDPVLAIAVIVNRPEGIYGGTVAAPVFREVALAAMQALNIAPDPSVVAAQAARNGAGGERDANQ; encoded by the coding sequence GTGAATCCCTCGCGTCGTCAGGCGCTCCAGCTCGGAGGGCTGCTCATGTTCACCGCACTGGCCGGGCGCACCGTCTACGTCCAGGCAGTCGAGGGGCCCGAGCTGGCTGAGAAGGCGAAGGCCGAGCGCACGGTCACCTGGGTCAACCGAGCCCCCCGAGGCGACATCACCGGGCGCGACGGCACCGTCCTGGCCTCCTCGGCGGTCAGCTACGACGTCGGCGTCAACCAATCCGCCATCGCCCAGTACGAACGCACCGAGATGCGCCTCAACGAATCCACCGGCGCCAATGAGAAGGTCGTCGTCGACTACGGGGCGACGGCAGTTGCGGCCCAGCTCGCCCCGATCCTCAACGTCGATCCCCTCGAGCTCGGAGCCAAGCTGGTGGGAAACCGGAGCTACGAGGTCATCGCCCAGGAGGTCTCCCCTGACACCTGGCGCAAGATCAAGGCCCTGGACATCCCCGGGGTCGAGCCCGACCAGCGCACCCGACGTACCTACCCGGCCGGGACCGTGGCCGGCAACGTCCTGGGCTTCACCCACGAGGGCGAGCACAACCGCGAGCTCATCGGGGCGGCCGGGCTCGAGCTCACCCAGAACAAGGTCTTGACGGGAACCGACGGCAAGGGCAGCGAGGAGGTGGGGCGCAGCGGCGTCATCATCCCCACCGGCGAGCAGGAGGACGAACCGGCCAGGCCCGGAGTGACCGTGCGCACCACCCTCAACCCCGACCTGCAGTCCATCGCCCAGGAGACCATCGACAAAACGGTTGCCGCCCAGCACGCCGACTGGGGCATCGTCATGGCCATGGAACCGGCCACCGGCAAGGTCGTGGTCCTGGCCGACTCCAACTCGGTCGACCCCTCCGACCCTGCGGCCACAGCCGAGGAGAACCGCACCGCCCGCAGCGTTCAGGCCGTCTTCGAGCCCGGAAGTGTCGGCAAGGTCGTCACCTTCGCCACCGCTCTGGAGGAGGGGGCCGTCAAGCCCGAGGACACCTGGACCGTCCCGTACACCTGGACCTCGGCCAACGGGCAGACCTTCAAGGACTCCCACGAGCACGAGACCCAGACCATGACCACCGCCGGAGTCCTGGCGGAGTCCTCCAATGTCGGCACCGTGCAGATCGGCGAGAAGCTCGCCGACGACGTCCGCTACAAGTACATGAAGCGCTTCGGCTGGGGGCAGGCCACGGGCATCGAGATGCCGGCGGAGTCCGACGGCATCCTCTACCCGCCCAGCTCCTGGGACGACCGCACCCGCTACACCACCATGTTCGGGCAGGGTGTGGCCGGTACCACCCTCCAGTCGCTCCAGGTGCTGGCCACCGTGGCCAACAAGGGAGTGCGCGTGGCCCCGCGCGTCATCGACGCCTGGATCGACGCCGACGGTAAGGAGAGCCCGCAGAAGCGCCCTGAGGAGGTGCGGGTCATCTCCGAGGCGACGGCCAAGACCCTCACCGAGATGCTCATCGGAGTTACCCAGGAGGGCGGTACCGCGGAGTCCGCCTCCATCAACGGCTACCTGGTGGCCGGTAAGACCGGAACCACCGAGATCCTCAGTGACGACTCCACTGTGGCCTCCTTCGTCGGCTTCCTGCCGGCCCGCGACCCGGTGCTGGCCATCGCAGTCATCGTCAACCGGCCCGAGGGAATCTACGGAGGCACTGTTGCCGCCCCCGTCTTCCGAGAGGTGGCGCTGGCCGCCATGCAGGCACTCAACATCGCCCCGGACCCGAGCGTCGTGGCGGCCCAGGCCGCTCGCAACGGAGCCGGGGGAGAGCGCGACGCGAACCAGTGA
- a CDS encoding UDP-N-acetylmuramoyl-L-alanyl-D-glutamate--2,6-diaminopimelate ligase, translating to MSNHAYESAAALRPSSNGPIPISTLCERFSLTPASAEDAAALNDLSTLGVSVDSGDIAAGELFVGLPGFTVHGARFAAQAVASGAVAILTDADGAQIVHETAPGTPVLVHDDPRAVVGPLSAEVYHHPARGLVTTAVTGTNGKTTTAYFLDAILSAHVGGCMVAGTVELRVGERSVESPRTTVEAPVLQRMMALAVEDKVGAASLEASSHAIVLHRLDGLVVDVAGFTNLQRDHLDFHKTMEGYLEAKAQLFTPEHARRGVVCVDDQWGAALAAEAPIEIDRVRAYPGETPADWWVSDAAVSLTDSATTFTLHGPDGEKIEASCPLPGLVNVQNAALALVMAIRAGVPAATAAAALAGAHNIPGRMQRISQRDGRRGLCIVDFAHTPEAMELALKAVRPITPGRLIVVFGSDGDRDQGKRPMLGEVCARLADVLVVTDENPRSEDPQLIRNAILEGVRGVRPDLTDVEEITTWRGDAVRRGVELCGPDDTVIVTGKGHEPFLEMAGEFIRYNDAPVMAEAVEKKWGRA from the coding sequence ATGAGCAACCACGCCTACGAGTCGGCCGCCGCCCTACGGCCGAGCTCCAATGGTCCCATCCCCATCAGCACCCTGTGCGAGCGCTTCTCCCTGACTCCCGCCTCAGCTGAGGATGCCGCCGCCCTCAACGACCTGAGCACCCTGGGGGTCAGCGTCGACTCCGGCGACATCGCAGCGGGCGAGCTCTTCGTGGGACTGCCCGGTTTCACCGTCCACGGGGCCCGCTTCGCCGCCCAGGCCGTCGCCTCCGGTGCCGTTGCCATCCTGACCGATGCCGACGGCGCCCAGATCGTTCACGAGACCGCTCCTGGTACGCCGGTCCTCGTGCACGATGACCCCCGTGCCGTCGTCGGCCCCCTGAGCGCCGAGGTCTACCACCACCCGGCACGCGGACTGGTCACTACCGCCGTCACCGGAACCAACGGCAAGACGACCACCGCCTACTTCCTCGACGCCATTCTGTCCGCTCACGTCGGCGGCTGCATGGTGGCCGGAACCGTCGAGCTGCGCGTGGGGGAGCGCTCCGTGGAGTCCCCGCGCACCACCGTCGAGGCCCCCGTCCTGCAGCGGATGATGGCCCTGGCCGTGGAGGACAAGGTCGGCGCCGCCTCCCTGGAGGCCTCCAGCCACGCCATCGTCCTGCACCGGCTCGATGGGCTCGTTGTCGACGTCGCCGGCTTCACCAACCTCCAGCGCGACCACCTCGACTTCCACAAGACCATGGAGGGCTACCTGGAGGCCAAGGCGCAGCTGTTCACCCCCGAGCACGCCCGCCGCGGCGTGGTCTGCGTCGACGACCAGTGGGGGGCGGCCCTGGCCGCCGAGGCCCCCATCGAGATCGACCGCGTGCGCGCCTACCCCGGTGAGACTCCCGCCGACTGGTGGGTCAGCGACGCCGCCGTCTCCCTGACCGACTCCGCCACCACCTTCACCCTCCACGGGCCCGACGGCGAGAAGATCGAGGCCTCCTGCCCCCTTCCCGGACTCGTCAACGTGCAGAACGCCGCCCTGGCCCTGGTCATGGCCATCCGCGCCGGGGTGCCCGCCGCTACGGCCGCCGCGGCCCTGGCCGGTGCCCATAACATCCCCGGCCGCATGCAGCGCATCAGCCAGCGTGACGGTCGACGTGGCCTGTGCATCGTCGACTTCGCCCACACCCCCGAGGCCATGGAGCTGGCCCTCAAGGCCGTGCGTCCCATCACCCCGGGGCGCCTCATCGTGGTCTTCGGATCCGACGGCGACCGGGACCAGGGCAAGCGGCCCATGCTGGGCGAGGTGTGCGCCCGCCTGGCCGATGTTCTGGTCGTCACCGACGAGAACCCCCGCAGCGAGGACCCCCAGCTCATCCGCAACGCCATCCTCGAGGGCGTGCGCGGCGTGCGTCCCGACCTGACGGACGTCGAGGAGATCACCACCTGGCGCGGCGACGCCGTACGCCGGGGCGTCGAGCTGTGCGGACCCGACGACACCGTCATCGTCACCGGCAAGGGCCACGAGCCCTTCCTGGAGATGGCCGGGGAGTTCATCCGCTACAACGACGCGCCCGTGATGGCCGAGGCCGTCGAGAAGAAATGGGGACGGGCATGA
- a CDS encoding UDP-N-acetylmuramoyl-tripeptide--D-alanyl-D-alanine ligase → MGTGMRLSLSQIAAAVGGRLIGPDAPVTGPVVTDSRQAAEGSLFIAVHGERTDGHAHLGSAGALGAVGAIVSDLEAARSGLSQGQAEEPTMGLVLVEDTVVALGALARTHLEGLRQAAAERGERLTVVAMTGSVGKTTTKDLTRQLLAASGPTVAPRASFNNEIGLPLTVLEADESTRYLVLEMGASGPGHIAYLTDIAPLDAAGVLMIGHAHMGGFGSIEGVAAAKAEIIAGLRPDGTAILNADDARAAAMAELAPARVLTFSAQGRQADLRAENVDLDAAARAAFDLHLPGLAEPRRVQLAVAGVHNVSNALAAAGLALAAGIAPELVAERLGSVSIESPHRMDISELSGDLLLIDDSYNANIDSMTAALAVLPALAGDRRRVVVISEMLELGESSAADHARTGELAAQAGAAMLIGIGSTQEALEAARARGVEVVGFDDAATAISQIDALLCDGDAVLVKGSNGSGAWRLADHLKEVRPR, encoded by the coding sequence ATGGGGACGGGCATGAGGCTCAGCCTGAGTCAGATCGCCGCCGCCGTCGGCGGCAGGCTCATCGGCCCGGACGCGCCGGTGACCGGGCCGGTCGTCACCGACTCCCGCCAGGCCGCCGAGGGCTCACTGTTCATCGCCGTTCACGGTGAGCGCACCGACGGCCACGCCCACCTGGGATCGGCCGGGGCGCTGGGTGCTGTCGGCGCCATCGTCTCCGACCTGGAGGCCGCCCGCAGCGGACTGTCCCAGGGGCAGGCCGAGGAGCCGACCATGGGGCTCGTCCTCGTGGAGGACACGGTAGTGGCTCTCGGTGCTCTGGCCCGCACCCACCTGGAAGGGCTGCGCCAGGCAGCAGCCGAGCGAGGCGAGCGTCTCACCGTGGTGGCGATGACCGGCTCGGTGGGCAAGACCACCACCAAGGACCTCACCCGCCAGCTCCTGGCAGCCTCCGGCCCCACGGTGGCGCCCCGGGCCAGCTTCAACAACGAGATCGGTCTGCCGCTGACCGTGCTGGAGGCCGACGAGTCCACCCGCTACCTCGTCCTGGAGATGGGGGCCTCCGGGCCTGGACATATCGCCTACCTCACCGACATCGCCCCCCTGGACGCGGCCGGAGTCCTCATGATCGGCCACGCCCACATGGGCGGCTTCGGCTCCATCGAGGGAGTCGCCGCGGCCAAGGCGGAGATCATCGCCGGCCTGCGGCCTGACGGGACCGCCATCCTCAACGCCGACGACGCCCGCGCCGCCGCCATGGCCGAGCTCGCACCGGCACGCGTCCTGACCTTCTCCGCCCAAGGGCGACAGGCCGACCTGAGGGCCGAGAACGTGGACCTGGACGCGGCTGCCCGAGCGGCCTTCGACCTCCACCTGCCCGGTCTCGCCGAGCCCCGCCGCGTCCAGCTGGCCGTGGCGGGAGTGCACAACGTGTCCAACGCCCTGGCCGCCGCGGGGCTGGCCCTGGCCGCGGGCATCGCCCCCGAGCTCGTCGCCGAGCGGCTCGGCTCAGTGAGCATCGAGAGCCCCCACCGGATGGATATTTCGGAACTCAGTGGTGATCTTCTCCTTATCGACGACTCCTACAACGCCAACATCGACTCCATGACGGCGGCGCTGGCGGTGCTGCCGGCTCTGGCCGGGGACCGACGTCGCGTCGTCGTGATTTCCGAGATGCTTGAGCTGGGGGAGTCCTCTGCGGCCGATCACGCGCGCACCGGAGAGCTCGCGGCCCAAGCCGGAGCCGCTATGCTCATCGGCATCGGCTCCACCCAGGAGGCACTCGAGGCGGCCAGGGCGCGAGGGGTCGAGGTCGTCGGTTTCGATGATGCCGCGACCGCCATCTCCCAGATCGACGCCCTGCTCTGCGACGGCGACGCCGTCCTGGTCAAGGGTTCCAACGGCTCGGGCGCCTGGCGCCTGGCCGACCACCTCAAGGAGGTTCGTCCCCGATGA